CGTCCCTAGTGTTTGCCGTCATCGGGCAGGCCCGGGCCGATGGGGTGCTCACCGCGCCCCAGGAATACCAGCTGCTGACCCGGCAGCTCACCCGCTGGGCCCTGAACCGGGCCCGCACCTACGGGCAGCCCCCGGCCCCGCGTCTGGGGGCGCCTACTTCTCACTCTTTAACTTCCTAGAATCCATGAACCGCGAACTAAGCCTCGACGCTTCCCATGTTTCGCTCGGCGACAACTCAGTGCTGACGCTGGAGCTGAGTGCCGAAAGCCCAGGCGGCACCGTGCAATCGGCCCTGAATGCCCAGGGCGGCACTATTCTGCTCACTTTCGATAACCTGACCACCGACCACGACCCGGTAAAATTTCACTTTGTCTACTCCATCGAAGCCGACAACCGCCTGAAAATTCGGCTGCGGGACGGGGACAGTCCCCTGGGAGGAAGCTTGTTTGACCGGATCAAGCTCAAGAGCGACTCGGTTTCGCTGCACAACAAGCAGGCCGTCGACATTATCTGGAGCCTCAACGAGTGGGACGAAGCCGGCACCTACCTCGTGAAAGGCGACGTGGACGGGGAGAAGCAGGACTTCGGGCCCGTGAAGCTGGTGGTAATGGACGGCGAGGCCGACCGGCCGGTGCGCGTAAGCCTGGGTGAAGCCAAGCGGGAGGAAACCAACGACCAGCCCCTGTGGAGCCTGATCCGGCACCGCACCGTCGACTTTAACCGCTACCGGGCCTTTATCGACAGCGTGCTCTGCGCCCACAACACGGACCAGGCCAAACGGGACAAGCTCTCGGGCGCCACCAGTGGCCGCCTGTTTGTGCCCTTCAACCGCCTGGCTTCCTACTCCATGCTCAAGGCGGCCACCGAGCTGTATCTGATGCAGGAAACGGGGTTGGCCCCCGAGCCCAAGCAGGAGGGCAGCGGCAACCTGAACGTGCTGCCCCGCCGCCACGACTCGTCCGAGTCGCGCCGGTTGGGAGGTAGCACGTTTAGCCCCAGCGAGCTGCGCGAGGAATACCTGGAGCAGCTCGAAAACGAGGAAGGCAAAGTGCTGCCTTACTTTAAGCTGATCCGGGAAAAGCTCGCTGAAGTGCCCCTCAAGGACACGGCCGACCTGGGCCCGCTGGGCGCCGACGTGTGCTACGGTATTCTCAAGTCCAAGCTCCAGGCCCCGCCGTTGATGGAGCTGATCTGGTCGTACTGGCACGAGGAAGGCGGGCTGGTGCAAACCATGAACGCCATCAGCCTGCGCTTCCAGAACGTGCGCCAGGGCGGCCCTGGTCAGGACCCGCTGGCCAACCTGAACCTGGACCCCTTGCGCCCCTTGAATAACCTGTTCTGGGGCTATATCGAGGACGAGCGGTTCCGGCTGAGCATGAACCGCCGCAACCTGGAGTACCGCTACGAGTACGGCTTCGGGCTCATTGGGCGCGGCATTCAGGACATTCCGGTGGCTGAGTCGCGGGCCTTTTTCCTGCGCGGCTTCCACAGCCTGCTGCGGGCCGCCACCGAGTTTTACCAGCAGGCCAACTTCACCACCGTCATTCCCGACGGCTTCCCGATTCTGAACCACCTGCGGGAGGTGCACCTAACCCTGGCCGAGGGCGCCCACAACCAGTACGGCGACCTGCCCTGGACGGCCCGCTCCGAAATGCTGGTGCAGCAGTGGCTGCTGGCCCGGCCCGAGGTGCGCGAGTTCTTGGGGGGCCGCATCATGGTGCCCTACACCGAGGCCTGGATGGACCGCGTCGACAACATGAAGCAGCTCCAGGGCTGGAACCCGGCCAACATCAGCCACTTCCACGACCTGGGCGCGTTTGGCGAGCAGCTCTTGCTGAGCATCCGCTACGGCTCCTGGAACAGTCCCGGCGTGGGCGCTACCAATGCCGCCAACTGGGCCTACTACTGGCGGGAGGAAATTCAGCGCTACATCCACGCCTACAAGGCCGTAACCGGGGTAGACCTGGCTTCCGACATCGTGGATGCCCGCCTGAACACGGCCGACAACGAGGAGCGCTACCTGCAGCCGGCCCAGCTCATTGAGCGGCAAACGGCCATGCAGCACCAGCAGCTGCGCCGCCGCGGGCAGTTGGCCCCGGCCCGCGTCAATGCCCTGGCCCCCAACCTGCCCCAGGGCGTGGCCGTGCCCCGGCGCAACGTCCTGCCCGGGTAAGGTGTCCGCCGCGCGGGCCGGCTGCCGCCTGGTAGTCGGCCCGCGCGACGGGCTTGTCGTTGTGGGGCCCATGGTTGACTTTACTTCTGCGCTGTACTTAGGTCCGCCGCGGCTGCAGCTGCCCGCTGGCTTGCCCCTGACCACGGGCCGGCCGGCGGCGTTGCAGGAACCCGACTGGCACCGGCGGGTGGCCGGGGAAGTGGCGCGGCGGCAGGGCCTGGAAACCGGCCTGCTGGCGCCCTCAACGCTGCATCTGTTCTGGGACGTGCTGACGCTGCTGCCCCGCTCGGGCGTGGTTTTTATTGATAAAACCATGTACCCGGTGGGGCAGTGGGGTGCGGCCCGGGCCGTGCTGCGGGGCTTGCCCGTCGTGCCATTTTCGGCGGCCAACCTGCCCGCCCTGGCCCGGCAGCTGCACACCTACCGAGCGCAGGGCCGCACGCCCTGGCTGCTCACCGACGGCTGGCGACTCAATGGTGCAGGTCCGGCCCCGCTGGCCCGCTACTTGCAGCTGCTTTCTCCCGATTCGGCCTCCGCGCTGCTCGTTGATGACACCCAGGCCTTCGGGGTGTTGGGGGCCCGGCCCTCGGTCCGGCAGCCGCTGGGGCAGGGTGGGGGCGGCACGTTGCCTTATCTGGGCGTGCGGCACCCCCAGGTTCTGACCATTACTTCCCTGGCCAAAGGGCTGGGTGTGCCCGTGGCCGTGCTGGCCGGCTCCCGGGCGTGGCTGCGTCACTACGAGCAGTGCAGCACCGTGCGGGTGCACACCAGTCCGGTGTCGGGCTGGCACGCGGCGGCCGCGGCCCAGGTGCTGCAGCACGACGCTCGCCACGGTGAAGCGGCCCGGCACCAGCTGACCCGGCATATCGGGCAGTTTCGGCAGGACCTGCAGGCCGCCGGGCTGCGGCTGCGGGGCGGGTGGTTTCCGGTGCAAAAGCTGGTGCTGCCCCGGGCCTCGGCCAGCCTGGGCCTCTACCAGCTGCTGCGCGAAGAAGGTTTTCAGGCCCTGCTGCTGGCTGATGCGGCCCGGCCTACT
Above is a genomic segment from Hymenobacter cellulosivorans containing:
- a CDS encoding aminotransferase class I/II-fold pyridoxal phosphate-dependent enzyme, translated to MSAARAGCRLVVGPRDGLVVVGPMVDFTSALYLGPPRLQLPAGLPLTTGRPAALQEPDWHRRVAGEVARRQGLETGLLAPSTLHLFWDVLTLLPRSGVVFIDKTMYPVGQWGAARAVLRGLPVVPFSAANLPALARQLHTYRAQGRTPWLLTDGWRLNGAGPAPLARYLQLLSPDSASALLVDDTQAFGVLGARPSVRQPLGQGGGGTLPYLGVRHPQVLTITSLAKGLGVPVAVLAGSRAWLRHYEQCSTVRVHTSPVSGWHAAAAAQVLQHDARHGEAARHQLTRHIGQFRQDLQAAGLRLRGGWFPVQKLVLPRASASLGLYQLLREEGFQALLLADAARPTVPQVAFCLRADHRPADLRRLTGLLAAQARRPDWFSVSHRSTLLLP